One Micromonospora sp. WMMD1120 genomic region harbors:
- the crtI gene encoding phytoene desaturase family protein, with amino-acid sequence MRTVTGRTDRVVVVGAGLGGLACALHLAGSGRQVTLLERESVPGGRAGRLGVDGYEFDTGPTVLTMPDLIAEALGAVGEELRDWLDLTPLDPAYRAYYPDGSTLDVLTDTTRMAAEISRVCGPREADGYLRFVDYARELWRLERADFIERNLDAPTDLITGNLLKLLAGGAFRRLQTKINQFFRDPRTQRIFSFQAMYAGLAPHDALAIYAVITYLDSVAGVYFPRGGIHAVSRAMAGAAEKHGVRIRYDTTVTRVETANGRATGVLTADGDLVPADVVVLNPDLPIAYRDLLPAAPKRRLTYSPSCVVLHVGSRQAYSKIAHHNIHIGRAWKGTFDEVIRRGELMTDPSLLVTNPSRTDPTVAPPDRHTYYVLAPVPNLHRAPFEWRGDLTQRYTDQLIGTLEERGYVGFGAGVEVLQAITPAEWEEQGMAAGTPFAAAHTLFQTGPFRPSNLHRDLSNVVFVGSGTQPGVGVPMVLISGKLAANRVTGEGR; translated from the coding sequence GTGCGGACGGTGACCGGACGGACAGACCGGGTGGTGGTCGTCGGGGCCGGGCTGGGCGGGCTCGCCTGCGCGTTGCACCTGGCGGGCAGCGGCCGACAGGTGACGCTGCTGGAACGCGAGTCGGTGCCCGGCGGCCGAGCGGGCCGCCTCGGCGTGGACGGCTACGAGTTCGACACCGGCCCGACGGTGCTCACCATGCCCGACCTGATCGCCGAGGCGCTCGGCGCGGTCGGGGAGGAGCTGCGCGACTGGCTCGACCTGACGCCGCTCGACCCCGCCTACCGGGCGTACTACCCGGACGGGTCGACGCTCGACGTGCTCACCGACACCACCCGGATGGCGGCGGAGATCTCCCGGGTCTGCGGGCCGCGCGAGGCGGACGGCTACCTGCGCTTCGTCGACTACGCGCGGGAGCTGTGGCGCCTGGAGCGGGCCGACTTCATCGAGCGCAACCTCGACGCGCCGACCGACCTGATCACCGGCAACCTGCTCAAGCTGCTCGCCGGGGGCGCCTTCCGTCGGCTCCAGACGAAGATCAACCAGTTCTTCCGGGACCCGCGTACCCAGCGGATCTTCTCCTTCCAGGCCATGTACGCCGGCCTGGCCCCACACGACGCGCTGGCCATCTACGCGGTCATCACGTACCTCGACTCGGTGGCCGGGGTCTACTTCCCGCGCGGCGGCATCCACGCGGTCTCCCGGGCGATGGCCGGCGCGGCCGAGAAGCACGGCGTCCGCATCCGCTACGACACCACGGTGACCCGGGTGGAGACCGCCAACGGCCGGGCCACCGGCGTGCTCACCGCCGACGGTGACCTGGTGCCGGCGGACGTGGTGGTGCTCAACCCCGACCTGCCGATCGCCTACCGGGACCTGCTCCCCGCCGCACCGAAACGACGGCTCACCTACTCGCCGTCCTGCGTCGTCCTGCACGTCGGCTCGCGGCAGGCATACTCGAAGATCGCCCATCACAACATCCACATCGGACGGGCGTGGAAGGGCACCTTCGACGAGGTCATCCGGCGGGGCGAGTTGATGACCGATCCGTCGCTGCTGGTGACGAACCCGAGCCGGACCGACCCGACGGTCGCCCCGCCGGACCGGCACACCTACTACGTGCTCGCCCCGGTGCCCAACCTGCACCGGGCCCCGTTCGAGTGGCGCGGCGACCTGACCCAGCGCTACACCGACCAGTTGATCGGCACCCTGGAGGAGCGCGGCTACGTCGGCTTCGGCGCGGGGGTCGAGGTGCTCCAGGCGATCACTCCCGCCGAGTGGGAGGAGCAGGGCATGGCCGCCGGCACCCCGTTCGCCGCCGCCCACACCCTCTTCCAGACCGGCCCGTTCCGCCCGTCGAACCTGCACCG
- a CDS encoding polyprenyl synthetase family protein: MANDAVAGNATRVAPAGPGDGDDPVRAVLAAYTHDLITAVDETLTTFLTAEVDSLTAIDASMGSFAATARDTVLAGGKRIRSTFAYWGWRGAVGGTADLPPVLPALAALELLHTFALVHDDVMDASTTRRGRPTAHIALAEHHIAAGHRGDPGRFGEAVAVLIGDLCMVWADQLLAHATVPSTRLFEVRRCYDQMRVETVAGQYLDVLGENDPANWSVDRALRVARYKTASYTVQRPLLFGACLAGVPADDPLVSAYTRYGLAVGEAFQLRDDLLGVYGDPAATGKPAGDDLRAGKPTTLLMLARELATPAQLGALERATDLPVDRLAEVVTETGAVARVEQMITERVGDALDALDAAPVDQTARTALTGLASAAANRRA, from the coding sequence ATGGCCAACGACGCAGTTGCGGGTAATGCGACCCGCGTGGCGCCGGCAGGGCCGGGGGACGGGGACGATCCGGTCCGCGCCGTTCTGGCCGCGTACACCCACGACCTGATCACCGCCGTCGACGAGACGCTGACCACCTTCCTCACCGCCGAGGTCGACTCGCTCACCGCGATCGACGCGTCGATGGGTAGCTTCGCCGCCACCGCCCGTGACACCGTGCTGGCCGGCGGCAAGCGCATCCGCTCCACGTTCGCCTACTGGGGCTGGCGCGGAGCGGTCGGCGGCACCGCCGACCTGCCTCCGGTGCTGCCTGCGCTGGCCGCGCTGGAACTGCTGCACACGTTCGCGCTCGTGCACGACGACGTGATGGACGCCTCCACCACCCGGCGGGGACGACCGACCGCGCACATCGCCCTCGCCGAGCACCACATCGCCGCCGGCCACCGCGGCGACCCCGGTCGCTTCGGCGAGGCCGTGGCGGTGCTCATCGGTGACCTGTGCATGGTCTGGGCCGACCAACTGCTGGCGCACGCCACGGTGCCGTCGACGCGACTGTTCGAGGTCCGCCGCTGCTACGACCAGATGCGGGTGGAGACGGTCGCCGGCCAATATCTCGACGTGCTCGGGGAGAACGACCCGGCCAACTGGTCGGTCGACCGGGCGCTGCGGGTGGCCCGCTACAAGACCGCGAGCTACACCGTCCAGCGGCCACTCCTGTTCGGCGCCTGCCTGGCCGGGGTGCCCGCCGACGACCCGCTGGTGTCCGCGTACACCCGCTACGGCCTCGCGGTCGGCGAAGCGTTCCAACTCCGTGACGACCTGCTCGGCGTCTACGGCGACCCCGCCGCCACCGGCAAGCCGGCGGGTGACGATCTCCGCGCCGGCAAGCCGACCACGCTGCTCATGCTGGCCCGTGAGCTGGCCACACCGGCTCAGCTCGGCGCGTTGGAGCGTGCCACCGACCTGCCGGTCGACCGGCTCGCCGAGGTGGTCACCGAGACCGGCGCGGTGGCCCGGGTGGAGCAGATGATCACCGAGCGGGTGGGCGACGCGCTCGACGCGCTCGACGCCGCACCAGTGGACCAGACGGCGCGGACCGCGCTGACCGGTCTGGCCAGCGCCGCCGCGAACCGGCGGGCCTGA
- a CDS encoding phytoene/squalene synthase family protein — METDLAAAYDRCRELHKRHGRTYYLATRLLPAWKRRHVHALYGFTRYADEIVDRTEDLPPAERAARLDDWASKFLAGLHGASVDDPLLPAVLHTIAVFDLDRDDFASFLKSMAMDLTVTSYPTYDHLLDYMEGSAAVIGTMMLPILGSSDPAAAREPARQLGFAFQLTNFIRDVAEDLDRGRTYLPDEDLAKFGVTRDDLVEARTRGHGTPRLRELIEYEVTRAQAHYAAAAPGITMLAPASQACMRTAYALYGGILDEVAAQDYDVFVRRALVPQRRRMAVAARALLSSTGTPVVIPGPTVHPEDR, encoded by the coding sequence GTGGAAACTGATCTCGCCGCTGCCTATGACCGGTGCCGTGAGCTGCACAAACGACATGGGCGCACCTACTATCTCGCCACCCGGCTGCTCCCCGCTTGGAAACGCCGGCATGTGCACGCCCTCTACGGGTTCACCCGCTACGCGGACGAGATCGTCGACCGCACCGAGGACCTGCCGCCGGCCGAGCGGGCCGCCCGCCTGGACGACTGGGCCAGCAAGTTCCTGGCCGGTCTGCACGGCGCGTCGGTCGACGACCCGCTGCTGCCGGCAGTCCTGCACACGATCGCCGTCTTCGATCTCGACCGGGACGACTTTGCGTCGTTTCTGAAGAGCATGGCGATGGACCTGACGGTGACCTCGTACCCCACCTACGACCACCTGCTCGACTACATGGAGGGGTCGGCGGCGGTCATCGGCACGATGATGCTGCCCATCCTGGGCAGCTCCGACCCGGCGGCGGCCCGGGAGCCGGCCCGACAGCTCGGCTTCGCCTTCCAGCTCACCAACTTCATCCGGGACGTCGCCGAGGACCTGGACCGGGGCCGCACCTATCTGCCGGACGAGGACCTGGCGAAGTTCGGCGTCACCCGCGACGACCTGGTCGAGGCCCGCACGCGAGGTCACGGCACGCCCCGGCTTCGCGAGCTGATCGAGTACGAGGTGACGCGCGCCCAGGCGCACTACGCCGCCGCCGCGCCGGGCATCACCATGCTGGCCCCCGCCTCGCAGGCCTGCATGCGCACCGCGTACGCGCTGTACGGCGGCATCCTCGACGAGGTGGCCGCGCAGGACTACGACGTCTTCGTCCGGCGGGCCCTGGTGCCGCAGCGCCGACGGATGGCGGTCGCCGCGCGGGCCCTGCTCAGCTCGACCGGCACCCCTGTCGTCATCCCCGGGCCGACGGTCCACCCGGAGGACCGGTGA
- a CDS encoding deoxyribodipyrimidine photo-lyase, which translates to MTGSTAIVLLTRDLRVHDHPALATTCAAFDRVVPLYVLDPALADLSANRTRFLHQALAELRAELRERGGDLVVRQGDPVAETIRLAGEVGASGVALSADVSHYARRRERRLRAECERHRLHLRLFPGLTVVEPGTLRPGGGGDHYRVFSPYHRAWAAHRWREELAPPDRVTLPDGVRVGRLPALPAGDSPDAAVGGERVARQRLSDWLPDLDRYDDQHDDMAGDDTSRLSPYLRFGCLSPLAVANRAGDRSGPFVRQICWRDFYYQVTAAFPDISTAAYRRGATEQWRYDDDALSAWAEGRTGTPIVDAGMRQLRAQGWMHNRARLITAGYLTKHLGQDWRAGVAVFFRWLLDGDVANNSGNWQWVAGTGNDTKPYRGFNPVRQAERYDPDGDYVRRWVPELAGVRGKAVHQPWRLPDQIRNALDYPPPLSVPGADPVWLR; encoded by the coding sequence GTGACCGGGAGCACGGCGATCGTGCTGCTCACCCGCGACCTGCGGGTGCACGACCACCCGGCGCTGGCCACCACCTGTGCGGCCTTCGACCGGGTGGTGCCGCTGTACGTGCTCGACCCGGCCCTGGCCGACCTCTCGGCCAACCGCACCCGCTTCCTGCACCAGGCCCTCGCCGAGCTGCGCGCCGAACTGCGCGAGCGCGGCGGTGACCTGGTGGTCCGGCAGGGCGACCCGGTCGCCGAGACGATCCGGCTGGCCGGCGAGGTCGGTGCCAGCGGGGTGGCGCTCTCCGCCGACGTGAGCCACTACGCCCGCCGGCGGGAGCGACGGCTGCGTGCCGAGTGCGAGCGACACCGGCTGCACCTGCGTCTCTTCCCCGGGCTGACGGTGGTCGAGCCGGGCACGCTGCGTCCCGGTGGCGGCGGTGACCACTACCGGGTGTTCAGCCCGTACCACAGGGCCTGGGCCGCCCACCGGTGGCGCGAGGAGCTGGCCCCGCCGGACCGCGTCACGCTGCCCGACGGTGTCCGCGTCGGTCGGCTGCCGGCGCTGCCGGCCGGCGACTCGCCCGACGCGGCGGTCGGCGGGGAGCGGGTGGCCCGGCAGCGACTCTCCGACTGGCTGCCCGACCTGGACCGGTACGACGATCAGCACGACGACATGGCCGGCGACGACACCTCCCGGCTCAGCCCGTACCTGCGCTTCGGTTGTCTCTCGCCGCTGGCGGTGGCCAACCGGGCCGGCGACCGCTCCGGCCCGTTCGTCAGGCAGATCTGCTGGCGGGACTTCTACTACCAGGTCACCGCCGCCTTTCCGGACATCTCGACCGCCGCGTACCGCCGGGGCGCCACCGAGCAGTGGCGGTACGACGACGACGCGCTGTCGGCGTGGGCCGAGGGACGCACCGGGACGCCGATCGTGGACGCCGGGATGCGGCAGCTACGGGCGCAGGGCTGGATGCACAACCGCGCCCGGCTGATCACCGCCGGCTATCTGACGAAGCACCTCGGGCAGGACTGGCGGGCCGGGGTGGCGGTGTTCTTCCGGTGGCTGCTCGACGGGGACGTGGCCAACAACTCCGGCAACTGGCAGTGGGTCGCCGGCACCGGCAACGACACCAAGCCGTACCGGGGGTTCAACCCGGTGCGGCAGGCCGAGCGGTACGACCCGGACGGCGACTACGTACGCCGCTGGGTGCCGGAGCTGGCGGGTGTGCGGGGCAAGGCCGTGCACCAGCCGTGGCGACTGCCCGACCAGATCCGCAACGCGCTCGACTACCCGCCGCCGCTCTCCGTCCCCGGCGCCGATCCCGTCTGGCTGCGCTGA
- a CDS encoding serine hydrolase domain-containing protein: MRARFDLVRDCFHDLLTAGRETGASLTIWYDGQPVVDLVGGSRTGGGPGGAAWRPDTLVNVYSVGKPVAALCLLLLVDRGAVDLDARVDRYWPEFRTPATVRQVLSHTAGLPAFPVPRPATAVADWALLTGDLAAADPEWPPGSVAAEHAWTYGHLVGELVRRVDGRSVGRFLAEEITDRWHLDLAFGLDEAAQRRCADLRYGDARWPDRKLGEPGSLRARALGNPAGGLDPAVVNSPLWRGAEMPAVNLHATASSLARLYAGLLAGGVLDGVRLFSGELVAEATRVQYDGPDLLLDRPVRWTLGMQMEPDDSWGMGGIGGSSAWADPERGYAFAYTTAHLAEHDRVDELVEALHSVL; this comes from the coding sequence ATGCGCGCACGCTTCGACCTGGTCCGGGACTGCTTCCACGACCTGCTCACCGCCGGCCGGGAGACCGGCGCCAGCCTGACCATCTGGTACGACGGGCAGCCGGTGGTGGACCTGGTCGGTGGTTCGCGCACCGGCGGCGGGCCGGGTGGCGCGGCCTGGCGGCCGGACACGCTCGTGAACGTCTACTCGGTCGGCAAGCCGGTCGCCGCGCTCTGCCTGCTGCTGCTCGTCGACCGGGGAGCCGTCGACCTCGATGCCCGGGTGGACCGGTACTGGCCGGAGTTCCGCACGCCGGCCACAGTGCGTCAGGTGTTGTCGCACACCGCCGGGCTGCCCGCCTTCCCGGTGCCCCGGCCGGCCACCGCCGTCGCCGACTGGGCGCTGCTCACCGGCGACCTGGCCGCCGCCGACCCCGAGTGGCCGCCGGGCTCGGTCGCCGCCGAACACGCCTGGACGTACGGGCACCTGGTGGGTGAGCTGGTCCGCCGCGTGGACGGGCGGTCGGTGGGCCGGTTCCTGGCCGAGGAGATCACTGACCGGTGGCACCTCGACCTCGCCTTCGGGCTCGACGAGGCGGCCCAGCGGCGCTGCGCGGACCTGCGGTACGGCGACGCACGGTGGCCGGACCGGAAGCTCGGCGAGCCGGGCTCACTGCGGGCGCGGGCGCTGGGCAACCCGGCCGGGGGCCTGGACCCGGCAGTGGTCAACAGCCCGCTGTGGCGGGGCGCGGAGATGCCCGCCGTCAACCTGCACGCCACCGCGTCCAGCCTGGCCCGCCTCTACGCGGGTCTGCTGGCCGGTGGCGTCCTGGACGGCGTCCGGCTGTTCAGCGGGGAGTTGGTGGCCGAGGCGACCCGGGTCCAGTACGACGGGCCGGACCTGCTGCTGGACCGCCCGGTCCGGTGGACGTTGGGCATGCAAATGGAGCCGGACGACAGCTGGGGCATGGGCGGCATCGGCGGCAGCAGCGCCTGGGCGGACCCGGAACGTGGCTACGCCTTCGCGTACACCACTGCCCACCTCGCCGAACACGACCGGGTCGACGAGCTGGTCGAGGCGCTGCACTCGGTGCTCTGA
- a CDS encoding FAD-dependent oxidoreductase, whose protein sequence is MAEPELVDVVVVGLGVGGEEVAERLAEAGLSVVGVERNLVGGECPYWGCIPSKMMIRAANAVAEARRVDGLAGTAQVQPDWAPVAKRIREEATDTWDDTVAAERFIGKGGRLVRGSGRLDGPRRVRVGDQVFEARYGVVLGTGTRPSVPPIDGLADTPYWTNHQAIEVEELPESLLVLGGGAIGLELAQVFARFGVRVTVIEALDRVLAVEEPEASEVAAAALRADGVEIHTGVRAERVEHDGGRFTLRGGGAEFTAERLLVVTGRKAHLAELGLDTIGLDASQRYLPVDDRLHVTEHVWAVGDLTGEGAFTHIAMYQAGIVIADILARARQAKAGADASGTASVVGGAMGASSALAASGSSGSAGTVPRADYRALPRVTFTDPEVGAVGLTEEQARERGINVQVGFTKLGTSTRGWIHRVGDDGFIKLVADADQGVLIGATSVGPAGGEVLSALVVAVHAAVPLSQLRHMIYAYPTFHRAIGDALRDLS, encoded by the coding sequence GTGGCAGAGCCGGAGCTGGTGGATGTGGTCGTGGTGGGGCTCGGGGTCGGCGGCGAGGAGGTGGCCGAACGGCTCGCCGAGGCCGGCCTGAGCGTCGTCGGCGTCGAACGGAACCTGGTCGGCGGGGAGTGCCCCTACTGGGGCTGCATCCCGAGCAAGATGATGATCAGGGCGGCCAACGCTGTCGCCGAGGCCCGCCGGGTGGACGGGCTCGCCGGCACGGCGCAGGTCCAGCCGGACTGGGCGCCGGTGGCGAAGCGCATCCGTGAGGAGGCCACCGACACCTGGGACGACACGGTGGCGGCGGAGCGGTTCATCGGTAAGGGTGGCCGGCTCGTGCGGGGCAGCGGCCGGCTCGACGGTCCGCGCCGGGTCCGCGTCGGCGACCAGGTGTTCGAGGCCCGGTACGGGGTCGTGCTGGGCACCGGCACCCGCCCGTCGGTGCCGCCGATCGACGGCCTGGCCGACACCCCGTACTGGACGAACCACCAGGCGATCGAGGTCGAGGAACTGCCGGAGTCGCTGCTGGTGCTCGGCGGCGGCGCGATCGGTCTGGAGCTGGCCCAGGTCTTCGCCCGCTTCGGGGTCCGGGTCACGGTGATCGAGGCGCTGGACCGGGTGCTGGCCGTCGAGGAGCCGGAGGCGTCCGAGGTCGCCGCCGCCGCGCTGCGCGCCGACGGCGTGGAGATCCACACCGGGGTACGCGCCGAGCGTGTCGAGCACGACGGCGGTCGCTTCACACTGCGCGGTGGCGGCGCCGAGTTCACCGCCGAGCGGCTGCTCGTGGTGACCGGGCGTAAGGCGCACCTGGCCGAGCTGGGTCTGGACACGATCGGGCTGGACGCCAGTCAGCGTTACCTGCCGGTGGACGACCGGCTGCACGTCACCGAGCACGTCTGGGCGGTCGGCGACCTGACCGGTGAGGGCGCGTTCACCCACATCGCCATGTACCAGGCGGGCATCGTGATCGCCGACATCCTGGCCCGTGCCCGCCAGGCGAAGGCCGGTGCGGACGCCAGCGGCACCGCCAGCGTGGTGGGCGGCGCGATGGGCGCGTCCAGCGCGTTGGCCGCCAGCGGGTCGAGCGGGTCGGCCGGCACGGTCCCGCGCGCCGACTACCGCGCGCTGCCCCGGGTGACCTTCACCGACCCCGAGGTCGGCGCGGTCGGGCTCACCGAGGAGCAGGCCCGCGAACGCGGCATCAACGTGCAGGTGGGCTTCACGAAGCTCGGCACCTCCACCAGAGGCTGGATCCACCGGGTCGGCGACGACGGCTTCATCAAGCTCGTCGCGGACGCCGACCAGGGCGTGCTGATCGGCGCGACCTCGGTCGGCCCTGCCGGCGGCGAGGTGCTCTCCGCGCTGGTGGTGGCCGTGCACGCGGCGGTGCCGCTGAGCCAGCTCCGACACATGATCTACGCGTACCCGACCTTCCACCGGGCCATCGGCGACGCCCTGCGCGACCTCTCCTGA
- a CDS encoding LacI family DNA-binding transcriptional regulator, translated as MTKRLTEVAKKAGVSEATVSRVLNGRDGVSEATRTAVLTALDVLGYERPTKLRGERARLVGLVLPELQNPIFPALAEVVTGTLAQRGYTPALCARTIGGVSEMDYVEMLLDHQVSGVIFAGGSYALADARHDHYRRLTDRGLPVVLVNAGVDELGFPRVSTDDAVAVEQAYGHLRSLGHERIGMVLGPEGHVPSRRKLDAMVRAAGWGDADAECVERSSFSMEGARVAATKLLERGVTGIICASDVLALGTIRAVRRLGRAVPADVSVVGFDDSAFMTCTDPPLTTVRQPIETMGQAAVDLLVTQIEGAGVLQDELLFEPELVVRGSTAPAPGR; from the coding sequence GTGACCAAGCGGTTGACTGAAGTTGCCAAGAAGGCGGGCGTCAGCGAGGCCACCGTCAGCCGGGTGCTCAACGGCCGCGACGGGGTGTCCGAGGCGACCCGGACCGCCGTGCTGACCGCGCTGGACGTGCTCGGTTACGAGCGGCCGACCAAGCTGCGGGGCGAGCGGGCCCGGCTGGTCGGGCTGGTGCTGCCCGAGTTGCAGAACCCGATCTTCCCGGCGCTGGCCGAGGTCGTCACCGGCACGCTCGCCCAGCGCGGTTACACCCCGGCCCTCTGCGCCCGCACCATCGGCGGCGTGTCCGAGATGGACTACGTGGAGATGCTCCTCGACCACCAGGTCTCCGGAGTGATCTTCGCCGGTGGTTCGTACGCGCTCGCCGACGCGCGGCACGACCACTACCGCCGCCTGACCGACCGGGGGCTTCCGGTGGTGCTCGTCAACGCTGGCGTGGACGAGCTGGGCTTCCCGCGCGTCTCCACCGACGACGCGGTGGCGGTGGAGCAGGCGTACGGGCATCTGCGCTCGCTCGGGCACGAGCGGATCGGGATGGTGCTCGGCCCGGAGGGGCACGTGCCGTCCCGGCGCAAGCTGGACGCGATGGTCCGGGCCGCGGGTTGGGGTGACGCCGACGCCGAGTGTGTCGAGCGGTCCAGCTTCTCCATGGAGGGGGCGCGGGTCGCCGCGACGAAGCTCCTCGAGCGTGGCGTCACCGGCATCATCTGCGCCAGCGACGTCCTCGCGTTGGGCACGATCCGCGCGGTCCGGCGGCTGGGTCGCGCGGTGCCCGCCGACGTGTCGGTGGTGGGCTTCGACGACTCGGCGTTCATGACCTGCACCGACCCGCCGCTGACGACGGTGCGGCAGCCCATCGAGACGATGGGGCAGGCCGCCGTGGATCTGCTGGTCACCCAGATCGAGGGTGCCGGCGTGTTGCAGGACGAGCTGCTGTTCGAGCCCGAGCTTGTGGTCCGGGGGTCCACCGCTCCCGCTCCCGGGCGCTGA
- a CDS encoding extracellular solute-binding protein, which yields MSVPQYRKAAAVALVAGLGLSLTACSTKSDDKGASAGGKVTITVDCQPVGAQKELLKNWNDDVAEFQKQNPDIIIKSVSVGEQCNNPPDFTARLAGGTVTDVFYGYMTDLQQVLDSGQAMDITQYATKDTIPTWDSVDPALKEVFTDNGKLYAVPVKNYSMGLVYNKVLFQQAGLDVNNPPKTWADVRAAAKKISALGNGIAGYSEYSAGNTGGWHFTSLLYSQGGQVLTADGKKADFNNAMGKQVLQNLKDMRYGDNSMGSRQLLQWGDLLTNAGANKVGMFIGAPDATQAIVSQFQGKFQDWAMSPLPGQDGPAKGTLGGGEGYFFKKDLTPEQVKAGLKWIAYQKLTPGKGQFDYVRAKPQNYPVGLPQPLLFANGSDAQKQELELRKANANLDTANFALFEATPVPIKGEPRNAQAIYAVLDAAMSGVLTNPNSNIDALLKTAEDKVNQLLAAES from the coding sequence ATGTCCGTACCGCAATATCGAAAGGCTGCGGCGGTCGCGCTCGTGGCCGGCCTGGGGCTCAGCCTCACGGCGTGCTCCACGAAGAGCGACGACAAGGGCGCCAGCGCCGGCGGCAAGGTGACCATCACCGTCGACTGCCAGCCGGTCGGCGCCCAGAAGGAGCTGCTGAAGAACTGGAACGACGACGTCGCCGAGTTCCAGAAGCAGAACCCGGACATCATCATCAAGAGCGTCAGCGTCGGCGAGCAGTGCAACAACCCGCCGGACTTCACCGCCCGGCTCGCCGGGGGCACCGTCACCGACGTCTTCTACGGGTACATGACCGACCTGCAGCAGGTGCTCGACTCCGGCCAGGCGATGGACATCACCCAGTACGCCACCAAGGACACCATCCCGACCTGGGACAGCGTCGACCCGGCGCTCAAGGAGGTCTTCACCGACAACGGCAAGCTCTACGCCGTACCGGTGAAGAACTACTCGATGGGGCTGGTCTACAACAAGGTGCTGTTCCAGCAGGCCGGGCTGGACGTGAACAACCCGCCGAAGACCTGGGCGGACGTCCGGGCCGCCGCCAAGAAGATCTCCGCGCTCGGCAACGGCATCGCCGGCTACTCGGAGTACAGCGCCGGCAACACCGGCGGCTGGCACTTCACCTCGCTGCTCTACTCGCAGGGCGGCCAGGTGCTCACGGCCGACGGCAAGAAGGCCGACTTCAACAACGCCATGGGCAAGCAGGTCCTGCAGAACCTCAAGGACATGCGGTACGGCGACAACAGCATGGGCTCCCGCCAACTGCTGCAGTGGGGTGACCTGCTCACGAACGCCGGCGCCAACAAGGTCGGCATGTTCATCGGCGCGCCGGACGCCACCCAGGCGATCGTCAGCCAGTTCCAGGGCAAGTTCCAGGACTGGGCGATGAGCCCGCTGCCCGGCCAGGACGGGCCGGCGAAGGGCACGCTCGGCGGCGGCGAGGGCTACTTCTTCAAGAAGGACCTCACCCCGGAGCAGGTCAAGGCCGGTCTGAAGTGGATCGCGTACCAGAAGCTGACCCCGGGCAAGGGCCAGTTCGACTACGTCCGGGCCAAGCCGCAGAACTACCCGGTGGGTCTGCCGCAGCCGCTGCTCTTCGCCAACGGCAGCGACGCGCAGAAGCAGGAATTGGAGCTGCGCAAGGCCAACGCGAACCTGGACACCGCCAACTTCGCGCTCTTCGAGGCGACCCCGGTGCCGATCAAGGGTGAGCCGCGCAACGCCCAGGCCATCTACGCGGTCCTCGACGCCGCGATGTCCGGGGTGCTGACCAACCCGAACTCGAACATCGACGCGCTGCTCAAGACCGCCGAGGACAAGGTCAACCAGCTCCTCGCCGCCGAGAGCTGA
- a CDS encoding sugar ABC transporter permease gives MRDNLTGHAFLIGAVLCFVVFSWYPMVRGIVMSFQRTRRGETTWVGWDNYSRILADPSFWPAWQNTIYFTLLALLLGYAVPFFVAILLNEFRHAKGYLRILVYLPVMLPPASALYLFKFYAYDPSEAGLFNAVLKALHLPTSQWMQSPDMTMPAMVLASTWMNMGGAVLIYLASLQNIPGELYEAAELDGAGIWKRIRHVTIPQTRLILALLAMIQIVATMQLFIEPLILANGAGAEDSATSVAYLIYQHGFFQNDLNGAAALGVIMLVVLAGFSAAYLRLSAKQD, from the coding sequence GTGCGCGACAACCTCACCGGTCACGCGTTCCTCATCGGGGCGGTGCTCTGCTTCGTCGTCTTCTCCTGGTACCCGATGGTCCGTGGCATCGTGATGAGCTTCCAGCGCACCCGGCGCGGTGAGACGACCTGGGTGGGCTGGGACAACTACTCCCGCATCCTGGCCGACCCGAGCTTCTGGCCGGCCTGGCAGAACACCATCTACTTCACCCTGCTCGCGCTCCTGCTCGGGTACGCGGTGCCGTTCTTCGTCGCGATCCTGCTCAACGAGTTCCGGCACGCCAAGGGATACCTGCGCATCCTGGTCTACCTGCCGGTGATGCTGCCGCCGGCCTCGGCGCTCTACCTGTTCAAGTTCTACGCGTACGACCCGAGCGAGGCGGGTCTGTTCAACGCGGTGCTGAAGGCGCTGCACCTGCCCACCTCGCAGTGGATGCAGTCGCCCGACATGACCATGCCGGCGATGGTGCTGGCCTCGACCTGGATGAACATGGGCGGCGCGGTGCTGATCTACCTCGCCTCGCTGCAGAACATCCCCGGCGAGCTGTACGAGGCGGCCGAACTCGACGGCGCCGGGATCTGGAAGCGGATCCGGCACGTGACGATCCCGCAGACCCGGCTGATCCTCGCGCTCCTGGCGATGATCCAGATCGTCGCCACCATGCAGCTCTTCATCGAGCCACTGATCCTCGCCAACGGCGCGGGCGCTGAGGATTCCGCGACGTCCGTCGCGTACCTCATCTACCAGCACGGCTTCTTCCAGAACGACCTCAACGGCGCTGCGGCGCTCGGCGTGATCATGCTCGTGGTGTTGGCCGGCTTCTCCGCCGCCTACCTGCGGCTGAGCGCGAAACAGGACTAG